A single genomic interval of Osmia lignaria lignaria isolate PbOS001 chromosome 9, iyOsmLign1, whole genome shotgun sequence harbors:
- the LOC117602580 gene encoding glutathione S-transferase LANCL1 isoform X1 — MFQAIIRYKIKAEQTSTKRLNTIKQFRRLFCDKMDDNRHYNNPFEDYPNPSANSIVNASTNEVNENYKETLRMHTKRLLDELKEKRHNWTYNDDCSVYTGTAGIAYMYYQYGKCFNQPAYIEQATEWLRICVSKFRGRREVTFLTGSVGPQALSAVVLHSQGHKEEALNMISKVKSVSAYVLDECSDLPDELLYGRAGYLFCLLFLNSNISPPPIEDELIKQVIALIIKSGNVYSASRKYKTPLMYAWHDSEYLGGAHGLGGILYMLLQARQYLTQSQLTRDIKPALDFLQSLRYPSGNCPSSIGSRTDKLVHWCHGAPGMIMLFTLAYEIYQDEQYLNTALQCGEVVWARGLLKKGCGICHGAAGNAYTFLTLFQKTKDVKHLYRACRFAEWCTDYKAHQTRIPDRPYSLFEGLAGTIYFLIDIQHPHLAKFPAYTI; from the exons ATGTTTCAGGCAATTATCAGATATAAAATCAAGGCAGAACAAACATCTACTAAACGTCTAAACACCATTAAACAATTCAGACGTTTGTTTTGTGACAAAATGGATGATAACCGGCATTATAACAATCCGTTTGAAGATTATCCCAATCCTTCCGCAAATTCCATTGTGAATGCTTCTACAAATGAG gttaatgaaaattataaagaaacCCTACGAATGCATACAAAGAGATTATTGGACGAATTGAAAGAAAAGAGGCATAATTGGACGTACAATGATGATTGTTCTGTATACACTGGAACAGCAGGGATTGCATACATGTATTATCAATATGGGAAATGCTTCAATCAACCTGCTTATATTGAA CAAGCTACAGAATGGTTAAGAATATGTGTAAGTAAATtcagaggaagaagagaagTTACATTCTTAACTGGTAGTGTGGGTCCGCAAGCTTTAAGTGCAGTAGTTCTTCATTCTCAAGGCCATAAAGAAGAAGCACTTAATATGATTTCAAA AGTAAAATCAGTATCTGCTTATGTTCTGGATGAATGTAGCGATTTGCCTGATGAATTACTTTATGGAAGGGCTGGATACTTATTCTgtcttctatttttaaattcaaatatatctCCCCCTCCTATAGAAGATGAGCTTATTAAACAG GTTATTGCACTCATAATTAAATCTggaaatgtatattctgcttcAAGAAAATATAAGACACCTCTCATGTATGCCTGGCATGATTCAGAGTACCTTGGCGGTGCCCATGGTTTGGGTGGAATACTATATATGCTCTTACAG GCACGGCAGTATTTAACACAGAGTCAACTGACAAGAGACATAAAACCGGCATTAGATTTTCTTCAGAGTTTACGGTATCCTTCTGGAAATTGTCCATCTTCTATTGGAAGTCGTACTGATAAATTGGTGCATTGGTGCCATGGAGCGCCTGGAATGATTATGTTATTTACTTTGGCTTATGAG ATATATCAGGATGAGCAGTATTTAAATACTGCTTTACAATGCGGAGAAGTAGTTTGGGCAAGAGGTTTGCTTAAAAAAGGGTGTGGAATATGTCATGGAGCAGCTGGAAATGCATATACATTCTTAACCCTCTTCCAAAAGACTAAG GATGTGAAACATCTATATAGGGCTTGTAGGTTTGCAGAGTGGTGTACGGATTATAAAGCACATCAGACTAGGATTCCTGATAGACCATATTCATTGTTTGAAG GTCTTGCCGGTACTATTTATTTCTTGATCGATATACAACATCCACATTTGGCAAAATTTCCAGCATatactatttaa
- the LOC117602580 gene encoding lanC-like protein 2 isoform X2, with product MDDNRHYNNPFEDYPNPSANSIVNASTNEVNENYKETLRMHTKRLLDELKEKRHNWTYNDDCSVYTGTAGIAYMYYQYGKCFNQPAYIEQATEWLRICVSKFRGRREVTFLTGSVGPQALSAVVLHSQGHKEEALNMISKVKSVSAYVLDECSDLPDELLYGRAGYLFCLLFLNSNISPPPIEDELIKQVIALIIKSGNVYSASRKYKTPLMYAWHDSEYLGGAHGLGGILYMLLQARQYLTQSQLTRDIKPALDFLQSLRYPSGNCPSSIGSRTDKLVHWCHGAPGMIMLFTLAYEIYQDEQYLNTALQCGEVVWARGLLKKGCGICHGAAGNAYTFLTLFQKTKDVKHLYRACRFAEWCTDYKAHQTRIPDRPYSLFEGLAGTIYFLIDIQHPHLAKFPAYTI from the exons ATGGATGATAACCGGCATTATAACAATCCGTTTGAAGATTATCCCAATCCTTCCGCAAATTCCATTGTGAATGCTTCTACAAATGAG gttaatgaaaattataaagaaacCCTACGAATGCATACAAAGAGATTATTGGACGAATTGAAAGAAAAGAGGCATAATTGGACGTACAATGATGATTGTTCTGTATACACTGGAACAGCAGGGATTGCATACATGTATTATCAATATGGGAAATGCTTCAATCAACCTGCTTATATTGAA CAAGCTACAGAATGGTTAAGAATATGTGTAAGTAAATtcagaggaagaagagaagTTACATTCTTAACTGGTAGTGTGGGTCCGCAAGCTTTAAGTGCAGTAGTTCTTCATTCTCAAGGCCATAAAGAAGAAGCACTTAATATGATTTCAAA AGTAAAATCAGTATCTGCTTATGTTCTGGATGAATGTAGCGATTTGCCTGATGAATTACTTTATGGAAGGGCTGGATACTTATTCTgtcttctatttttaaattcaaatatatctCCCCCTCCTATAGAAGATGAGCTTATTAAACAG GTTATTGCACTCATAATTAAATCTggaaatgtatattctgcttcAAGAAAATATAAGACACCTCTCATGTATGCCTGGCATGATTCAGAGTACCTTGGCGGTGCCCATGGTTTGGGTGGAATACTATATATGCTCTTACAG GCACGGCAGTATTTAACACAGAGTCAACTGACAAGAGACATAAAACCGGCATTAGATTTTCTTCAGAGTTTACGGTATCCTTCTGGAAATTGTCCATCTTCTATTGGAAGTCGTACTGATAAATTGGTGCATTGGTGCCATGGAGCGCCTGGAATGATTATGTTATTTACTTTGGCTTATGAG ATATATCAGGATGAGCAGTATTTAAATACTGCTTTACAATGCGGAGAAGTAGTTTGGGCAAGAGGTTTGCTTAAAAAAGGGTGTGGAATATGTCATGGAGCAGCTGGAAATGCATATACATTCTTAACCCTCTTCCAAAAGACTAAG GATGTGAAACATCTATATAGGGCTTGTAGGTTTGCAGAGTGGTGTACGGATTATAAAGCACATCAGACTAGGATTCCTGATAGACCATATTCATTGTTTGAAG GTCTTGCCGGTACTATTTATTTCTTGATCGATATACAACATCCACATTTGGCAAAATTTCCAGCATatactatttaa
- the LOC117602580 gene encoding lanC-like protein 2 isoform X3 translates to MHTKRLLDELKEKRHNWTYNDDCSVYTGTAGIAYMYYQYGKCFNQPAYIEQATEWLRICVSKFRGRREVTFLTGSVGPQALSAVVLHSQGHKEEALNMISKVKSVSAYVLDECSDLPDELLYGRAGYLFCLLFLNSNISPPPIEDELIKQVIALIIKSGNVYSASRKYKTPLMYAWHDSEYLGGAHGLGGILYMLLQARQYLTQSQLTRDIKPALDFLQSLRYPSGNCPSSIGSRTDKLVHWCHGAPGMIMLFTLAYEIYQDEQYLNTALQCGEVVWARGLLKKGCGICHGAAGNAYTFLTLFQKTKDVKHLYRACRFAEWCTDYKAHQTRIPDRPYSLFEGLAGTIYFLIDIQHPHLAKFPAYTI, encoded by the exons ATGCATACAAAGAGATTATTGGACGAATTGAAAGAAAAGAGGCATAATTGGACGTACAATGATGATTGTTCTGTATACACTGGAACAGCAGGGATTGCATACATGTATTATCAATATGGGAAATGCTTCAATCAACCTGCTTATATTGAA CAAGCTACAGAATGGTTAAGAATATGTGTAAGTAAATtcagaggaagaagagaagTTACATTCTTAACTGGTAGTGTGGGTCCGCAAGCTTTAAGTGCAGTAGTTCTTCATTCTCAAGGCCATAAAGAAGAAGCACTTAATATGATTTCAAA AGTAAAATCAGTATCTGCTTATGTTCTGGATGAATGTAGCGATTTGCCTGATGAATTACTTTATGGAAGGGCTGGATACTTATTCTgtcttctatttttaaattcaaatatatctCCCCCTCCTATAGAAGATGAGCTTATTAAACAG GTTATTGCACTCATAATTAAATCTggaaatgtatattctgcttcAAGAAAATATAAGACACCTCTCATGTATGCCTGGCATGATTCAGAGTACCTTGGCGGTGCCCATGGTTTGGGTGGAATACTATATATGCTCTTACAG GCACGGCAGTATTTAACACAGAGTCAACTGACAAGAGACATAAAACCGGCATTAGATTTTCTTCAGAGTTTACGGTATCCTTCTGGAAATTGTCCATCTTCTATTGGAAGTCGTACTGATAAATTGGTGCATTGGTGCCATGGAGCGCCTGGAATGATTATGTTATTTACTTTGGCTTATGAG ATATATCAGGATGAGCAGTATTTAAATACTGCTTTACAATGCGGAGAAGTAGTTTGGGCAAGAGGTTTGCTTAAAAAAGGGTGTGGAATATGTCATGGAGCAGCTGGAAATGCATATACATTCTTAACCCTCTTCCAAAAGACTAAG GATGTGAAACATCTATATAGGGCTTGTAGGTTTGCAGAGTGGTGTACGGATTATAAAGCACATCAGACTAGGATTCCTGATAGACCATATTCATTGTTTGAAG GTCTTGCCGGTACTATTTATTTCTTGATCGATATACAACATCCACATTTGGCAAAATTTCCAGCATatactatttaa